The Lepeophtheirus salmonis chromosome 1, UVic_Lsal_1.4, whole genome shotgun sequence genome has a segment encoding these proteins:
- the LOC121132111 gene encoding thymidine kinase, cytosolic translates to MRDIINISQGSQFCVSKKMLPAQIQLIIGPMFSGKSTELIRRLKRYQIAKYKCLNIKYAKDTRYDSNAISTHDRIVLDAVSSLSLDTLKERAMDFDVIGIDEGQFFPDIVSFCETMANSGKIVVIAALDGTFQRKGFPNIMELVPLSESVTKLNSVCMICYGEGSYTKRTTNEKEIEVIGGTETYMSVCRTCYHS, encoded by the exons ATGAGAGACATCATTAATATTTCGCAAGGTTCCCAGTTCTGTGTATCGAAAAAAATGCTCCCCGCTCAGATTCAG ttgATTATTGGGCCCATGTTCTCTGGAAAGTCCACAGAGCTTATTCGACGTCTTAAACGCTATCAAATTGCTAAATACAAATGTCTCAATATCAAATATGCCAAAGATACTCGCTATGATAGCAACGCCATATCCACCCATGACAGAATAGTTCTAGATGCCGTGTCTTCTCTATCTCTGGATACGCTTAAGGAGAGAGCCATGGATTTTGACGTGATTGGAATTGATGAGGGTCaattt TTCCCAGACATAGTATCCTTTTGTGAGACGATGGCAAATAGTGGAAAGATTGTTGTTATTGCTGCCCTAGATGGCACATTCCAGAGAAAGGGATTCCCCAATATTATGGAGTTGGTGCCTCTCTCTGAAAGTGTGACAAAACTCAATTCCGTTTGTATGATTTGCTACGGTGAAGGTTCTTATACCAAAAGAACGACAAATGAAAAAGAGATTGAGGTGATTGGTGGAACAGAGACTTATATGTCAGTTTGTCGAACTTGCTATCACTCATAA
- the LOC121132096 gene encoding ras-related protein Rab-8A isoform X1 codes for MAKTYDYLFKLLLIGDSGVGKTCVLFRFSEDAFNSTFISTIGIDFKIRTIELDGKKIKLQIWDTAGQERFRTITTAYYRGAMGIMLVYDITNDKSFDNIKNWIRNIEEHASADVEKMILGNKCDINDRRKVTKEKGEDLAIEYGIKFMETSAKSSINVEEAFFTLARDIKAKMEKRLQEASNPPRQDRGHQLGKDDGRGRNIMQWFSRCSIL; via the exons ATGGCCAAAACCTACGATTACTTGTTTAAGCTTCTTCTGATTGGAGACTCTGGAGTGGGAAAGACCTGTGTTCTCTTTCGTTTCTCAGAAGATGCTTTCAACTCCACCTTCATCTCAACAATTG GTATCGATTTCAAGATCCGAACAATTGAGTTAGATggtaaaaagattaaattacaaatatgggACACAGCGGGCCAAGAAAGATTCAGAACCATCACCACAGCCTATTATCGCGGGGCTATGGGTATCATGCTTGTCTACGATATCACCAACGACAAATCCTTTgacaatatcaaaaattggatTAGGAACATCGAAGAGCATGCATCCGCAGAcgttgaaaaaatgattctcgGCAACAAGTGTGACATTAATGATCGGCGAAAA gTTACCAAGGAAAAGGGTGAAGACCTTGCAATCGAGTACGGCATCAAATTCATGGAAACATCTGCTAAGTCTTCTATAAACGTCGAAGAAGCCTTTTTTACTCTTGCTAGAGACATCAAAGCGAAAATGGAAAAACGATTA caggAAGCATCCAATCCTCCGCGACAAGATAGAGGTCATCAGCTGGGAAAAGATGATGGAAGAGGTCGTAATATAATGCAGTGGTTCTCTCGATGTTCGATActgtga
- the LOC121132096 gene encoding ras-related protein Rab-8A isoform X2, giving the protein MAKTYDYLFKLLLIGDSGVGKTCVLFRFSEDAFNSTFISTIGIDFKIRTIELDGKKIKLQIWDTAGQERFRTITTAYYRGAMGIMLVYDITNDKSFDNIKNWIRNIEEHASADVEKMILGNKCDINDRRKVTKEKGEDLAIEYGIKFMETSAKSSINVEEAFFTLARDIKAKMEKRLEASNPPRQDRGHQLGKDDGRGRNIMQWFSRCSIL; this is encoded by the exons ATGGCCAAAACCTACGATTACTTGTTTAAGCTTCTTCTGATTGGAGACTCTGGAGTGGGAAAGACCTGTGTTCTCTTTCGTTTCTCAGAAGATGCTTTCAACTCCACCTTCATCTCAACAATTG GTATCGATTTCAAGATCCGAACAATTGAGTTAGATggtaaaaagattaaattacaaatatgggACACAGCGGGCCAAGAAAGATTCAGAACCATCACCACAGCCTATTATCGCGGGGCTATGGGTATCATGCTTGTCTACGATATCACCAACGACAAATCCTTTgacaatatcaaaaattggatTAGGAACATCGAAGAGCATGCATCCGCAGAcgttgaaaaaatgattctcgGCAACAAGTGTGACATTAATGATCGGCGAAAA gTTACCAAGGAAAAGGGTGAAGACCTTGCAATCGAGTACGGCATCAAATTCATGGAAACATCTGCTAAGTCTTCTATAAACGTCGAAGAAGCCTTTTTTACTCTTGCTAGAGACATCAAAGCGAAAATGGAAAAACGATTA gAAGCATCCAATCCTCCGCGACAAGATAGAGGTCATCAGCTGGGAAAAGATGATGGAAGAGGTCGTAATATAATGCAGTGGTTCTCTCGATGTTCGATActgtga